One Tachysurus vachellii isolate PV-2020 chromosome 5, HZAU_Pvac_v1, whole genome shotgun sequence genomic window, CATGTGTCTCTGAGGAACACAGGGCTTTTGGGCCACAACGGCCATTTCATTGCTCCTAGCAGAAAAATGGAACATTGCCTATAACCACTCAGAAAGTGATATCTGTGACCCAGTACTGAATTTGGATTCACTCTCTGTAAGTTTTTCTTTCACCTAGCAATTATATCTACATAAATGATCTTGGGCATGCAAATTAAAATAGTGTagtgcttttaaaaagaaaaaggtttgGCTATGAGCTGTGGTATTCTGTCCAGTGCAAACGATATTATATGAGTTTTGGCTACCATCCGAGGTGATGTACTGTGCTATCAGAAGAGCTTTATGACCAAGATTTGATCGGATTTTGCAACGTTTTCTCTCCCAGCATGTTGCTGGCTTTGAAaggattgtttgtttgtgcctGCTAGTCAGTCAGAACAGTAAAAATAGTTTGGTCAGAGTGTGGGTCAGACCACCTCATTGTATTGCAGTAGGGGCAACATTCTGAACAAGTAGCTTCATTATAACACATTAACAACATTTTGCATTTGTTCCTGATTGATGAACCAAAACACAACATCTGCTTGTCCTGGGTATaggaaataaatgataaacagaGTTGCTACTGAGAACAAGCTTTAAAATCGCATCGCTTTATAGTTCACATGCATTATTGAAGTGTTAAGCCCCACGACTGCTGATAACTTTGATCAGTTTTAATACCTTTTTACCTAGTAAATACCTCAGATTTGCAGATATCTGTTTCCACACAGCTGAGCTAGAATGAAGATGGGCACACTTGGATGATGAAAGATAGTTGAAGGGACAGACAATAAGGCGGTGGACAATGAGGGTGTAACTGATTTTTTTCAGCCTTGTCAGTTGTTTGATGTTCGGAGGAAAAAGTACTCGACTAGAACAGAGAAGATGCACCGTTGGTTCTCTCTATGGGGACGTATCAGGGACGAGGGCCAATGGAAGACTGAGAGCAGTGTCTTTCCATGCGCCTGATTAAAATGCATTAGAAGCACTAGGCCGCCTTCCCCCATCATTGTGGTGCTTATCATCCCCACAGCAAACAGCACAGCTGTATGCCACAGAGCCAAGGGAGCCCTGTCATCTCTGCTTTACCTCTTCATTCATAAGGAGAGCAGGGAGAAGAGCAGCTCAAGGACATGGCCCATGCTTTCTGTATGCTATATGAATTATGTCTGAATGACTACATTAATGCCAAGTCTCATGAATGTTAACTGCTTAAAGCATCTTTTAGTGCTTTTAGCAAATTAGTGCCAATTTATTCACTTCAGTGTCTCTTTAATGTGTTTGCCTCAGTGGTGTagattaacattaaaacctTTCCCCTGGCTAAAGATTAGACTAACCGTAAAGGTATTTGACACTAAAGCATCTGCTTAAATACTCAAAATACCTCATGGCTCTATGTGCATTTTTTGGCAAATAATTCTGACTATTTTATTTGGTAGTTGAGTGCATTAGCTTAAGCACAACAGTAAATTAGTGACACTGAAGGCATAAAGAGTGTTCCAGCAACACTGCCATCTCATTTATCTCAACTGAGACAGAACAGGTCGACTGTGGGTAAACCAGCTAATGTGAAACAGATCAGTGGAGCCAATAGCTGGCTTCTTCAGCTATAGTAATTTCGCCTGGTGTAAAGGTAAACCACATAGCTAAAGGACTTATTCATATTTgaaaaattcaatttatttcatcCTGAGCTTATGCAGCAAATCTTCATCTTCCCGGCGGCTTTTATTTCAGTATTAGTTATATAGATTAGCAAGAGTGTTAGATTAAATATGACAGCTCCGTTTTAAAGGGCAAATTTGTACATTAAGGTATTTACAGTCCCCATTGAAGCTGCAGATATTTGTAGCTATTCAGCAGAGAAATGTATAAACCACAGAATACTAAAATAAGctttaaacatttgaataaatTGTCACCATATCCAGAAAACCTTTTGGAATAATTGAGAatcatatgtaaatatttttaatatactacacaaaataatgtgtgtttggtactatattattgtattttattaaagccgtgctttttttaacagttcagattaaagatgtaaaaatggctcttttttagttgtttttattgACGAACACCacttatatttttacataatggTTATTTCTGGAGCACAGTTTGTGTTCTCCAGTGCCTTTAGGGGCACGAGTGGTTCTTTAGTGTTATGTATAACAGTAAAGTGGCAGTAACAGTTAATGGTTCATGCATCCCTTTGCTCAGCGAACAGGATTAAAGCACACAAATGgaaacactgctgctgctgtcgtCCTTGGATGATTGGACTGGAAGGTAATGCTTCCTGACTCTCAACATCTGATATTCTCTGATAAAAATGATACTGGGATAGATTTGCCCTTTGCGTCTTGTGGTAAATTTACACTTTCTGGATTATATACTGGCCATGTGTGGGCCTTTCTCTGTTTATACTTCATTGAAATATTGGCAATGATATGAATTTGTTTTAGGAATTGTGTCACTATTGGAGACTATTGGTGTCTTTTGTTTCTTGTCTCTAAGGTTAAGAAGATTATGCTATTGTTATCTGCTTTCAAGGCTACATGATTTGTTTTCATCTTAAGTTGTTTCACCTGGTAAAAAGCACCTTATTCCCAAATTGGCACCCACAAATATAtccccgttttttttttttttttttttttttgtaagccaAGTAAGCATTTGTCTTATTTGTGCAAACATCCTGAAATTGCATCCAGACTATCATATTTaggtatgtatttatataacagATTTTGTAGAATTTGTCATCATTTTAATTGAAGTGAGGACTGTACATAGCCAGACCAACTAAAGAGTAActttagtatatatatattctaaagCAGGAGGAAATAATGTCTTGGTAAATCACCATCTATCCATAGCAGTGTTACAATTCCCAGCctatctctggaaaaaaaacgtTTCAATTTTCTCAAGAGtcatgagagaaaaacaatcTGCCTGTCTGGACATGAATAAAGGCCCAAGAGAAGCTCCTGTAAGGGATGGCGTTTCCACTGCTCTCCTTTTAAAATTAATGTCATCAAAATAGATCCAAATTTGTAAGAAGAAAGAATTTTCCCAGGTAAAATTATGCTCATATTAATGCAGACAGTAACTGGAAGATTGTAATAATCAACCACAAGGCAAATAATCACTTATATTGATGGACTTTATGGACACCATATGGGaatacgtatgtgtgtgtatgttaggcCTTTGGGTCTGTTCCACAGGTCTGAGTAAAATGGTGGGACGTTAAGTgattgaatatttttttctgtaactcACTATTGGGAGGGAAGACATGctctatatggccaaaggtttaaGGACACCTAATAATATATCATATTCATTTGCAGTCCTTAATATTATCTGGGCTTTACATTGTAGTCATAAAGTTGGAAGCAGACAATTGTATGATGTGTTTCATTTCCCTAGTAGGCGCTCAAACTTATTCCAGGATTACAGTGCCCCTGTTCAGAAACTGTAAAGGTTAAGGTCCATGGAGACACAGTTTGCCAAGGAAGGTATGGAAGAAGTTGTGTAACCTCCGATAAAACCCTGAGCTCAATCTCAATGAACAGAATTGGTACATCAGGGACTAATGTCAATAATGcacttgtggctgaatgagcaaatcccCCAAAATTATTCTCTAATATCTAGTAGAAAGCCTTTCGGAGGAGTGGAGGTTATAATAAGAGCAAAGGCAtaactaaatctggaatgagatttTGAGGAAACACATGCAGGTTAGATGGTgtggtgtccacaaaccttttgCCATATAGTgtaacagaaaaagagaaaatgaagtctagtgtaagaaataaaaattgtaagaaAATCAAACGATgagggtgaagatcttaatgaagaagaagaagtttattccagagtagcagtgacaaaatacatgaagtattTCGTGTTCATCGGAGTCACTCAGAACACaggacaaatcctgctcaagcattttatagtgttttccctttttgtagtttaaataaggttccgctttgaatgtgtattgagtgtaagaactgagtgtctcccaaatggatgggctacaccttgttgtctagccggatgtctttaaatgttaatcatggtcacatacaccttggcttggtattgttacaaatgttatcaaccaagtggtcactttaaatggtaatcgcggtcacgtagaccctttgttgtCCTGCTTTGTTGACCcatccttgatgtcctgctgccgctcccatactaatgatttaatcaagtttattcatttagagttctAAACCTTATGATACGTAAGCCTTTtaaggaatgagctcttttcaatgtgtatcttggagtggaatctgggtaCATTTATCTATAATTTCACTAGGCAGTTATAAAGGTTTCTAACTTTAAGTAAGGATTGGGATTCTAACTTTAAGTAATCCCATGTTTacaacacaattttaaaaatataatttttttcttctggtaCAGGTCGAGCATGAGCATGGTGTTGGAGCTCAGCTGGAATGCATGCAATAGGCTGTAGAATGAACCTGGCAGCAGTGCTAAATGGCCTGCTTGTGTCGCTGGTCGCAGCCCTACTATGGAAGTATGTTCGGCTAAGCGACCACATGGCCCAACTGGAAGAGGAGTTACAGCTGACTCGTCAATCCCAGGAGCTTTCACATGTGCGTATAGATTATCATGCTGCTTTGTTAGCTCTGCAAGAGCAGGGCACAAGGATGGTCTGCACCGGCAAAATGCATACTGACCGCATCTGCCGCTTTGACTATCTTTGCTACTGTACCGAGGCTGAGGAGTTCATATTCTTCCATAGTAATTCCTCAGTCATGCTTCCTAATTTGGGCCCTCGTCGCTTCCAACCAGCCCTTCTGGATTTGTCCTCTGTTGAGGATCACAATACACAGTATTTTAACTTCTTGGAACTACCTGCAGCTGCACTAAAGTATATGCCGAAGCCTGTGTTTGTGCCAGATGTCACTCTCATCCTCAATCGCTTCAACGCTGATAATCTTATGCACATCTTCCACGATGATCTTCTTCCAATATTCTACACCATGCAACAGTACACAGACTTGGATGATGAAGCCAGGCTTGTCTTCATGGAAGGCTGGGGAGAGGGGAGCCATTTTGATCTCTATCGTCTCCTTAGCAGCAAACAACCACTACTTAAAGAGCATTTGAGGAACTTTGGCAAGCTCATGTGCTTCACCAAATCTTATGTTGGATTGTCAAAGATGACCACATGGTACCAGTATGGATTTGTACAGCCCCAAGGGCCCAAAGCCAACATTCTTGTGTCTGGGAATGAGATTCGGCAGTTTGCCTCATTTATAATGGACAGGCTTAATATCACACCAGAGGAGAGGCCTAAAGGTGATGATTATATAGTAGTGTTTAGTAGAGGTTCTAATAGGCTAATTCTCAATGAAGCAGAGTTGCTTCTTGCTTTGGCTCAAGAGTACAAAATGAGGACAGTCACCGTGTCCTTAGAGGAACAAACATTTGCAAGCATAATCAAGCTCATCAGTGAGGCATCCATGTTAGTCAGTATGCACGGTGCTCAGCTTATCACATCCATGTTCCTACCACGAGGGGCTGCTGTCATTGAGCTTTTCCCATATGCAGTCCACCCTGAACAGTATACACCATATAAAACTTTGGCCTCCTTGCCAGGAATGGACCTGCAGTATATAGCATGGAGAAACAACATCAAAGAAAACACTGTGGCCTATCCTGACCGCCCATGGGACCAAGGAGGCATCACTCACCTGGAAAAAGAGGAACAGGAACGTATCCTAGCTAGCAAGGAGGTGCCAAGACACCTCTGTTGTCGCAACCCAGAGTGGCTTTTCCGGATTTATCAAGACACCATTGTTGACATTCCGTCCTTCCTGGAAGTCATTCGAGATGGTCTAAAAGTTAAGCCTAATCTGAAAAAGAGCAAACCTGCCAATGTAATACATCCTGGTCGAGTCAGACAACCCAAGTGCCAGACATCAGTGCAGGCTACCCATGAAGCAAAGCTCTCTGTGTCCTGGCAGATTCCTTGGAATCTCAAGTACTTGAAGGTAAGAGAGGTAAAATATGAAGTGTGGATCCAGGAGCAGGGAGAGAACACATACATGCCTTACATTCTCCCTCAACAGAACTATACCTTTTCAGAGAACATTAAGCCCTTTACCACATATTTAGTGTGGGTGCGCTGTATCTTTAACAAGAACCTTTTGGGACCATTTGCAGATGTTCTAATATGTAAAACCTAACTCTGTTAAGCTTACAGTGTCATGACCTGAGTCAGGGAAATGCTGATTATAAATACTGTGAAGATGGATTAGATTCTatggaaaaaaagtttttcctgCAACATGACATCTGTAGCTGTTTGCCACAGTAAATGAGAGGAACATTTTGCTGAGTActaaaaacaatacagaactCTAAAACTGCCAAATCAAACTCTTTGAAAAGATTGCTTCAACTTTATCATGTTGAAAGATTTTCATTattcaaattgtatttataGAACTGTGaggtaatttatttttatttattagttaaagATGTctgttgtttaaatgttttgtgcCTATGGGTGTAATTATTAGATTGAGCTGAAAGATATTTTCAATTTTCCTACTTTTTTTGGCACaagtgttttgttaaaaatttgCAATCGTGAATTTGATGTGACTTGAGCAAATGTTTCATGTAGCCATTACACTCTCATTGGTTAGCATAACATTAGTTATAATATCCAGCCAAATTAGCCTAAAAATTGAAAAGTGGTATTAGAAATATGTTAAATTTTCATTGTTTGTGAGATGTACTAGTTTGTCAGTGCtaagtttcctttttttttttaatgtttagaaGACATTTCATGCTTGCCTATTTTGATATTGAAACAGTTTCCAGATGAGACTTACTGTATTGGAAACGTGCATTGGGACAGCTGAGTGTTTTAACTGTGATCTAGCATGATCGAATGGAAATAAAGATAGAAGACTGCTGCTGGGTTTCTCAAAACTCAGATGTGAATCTCACCTCTCgtattagttattatttttctcattataaattattttcttttttaacatattGGTTCTCTTGGACTGTTATGGTTCCATACAGTTCCAAAGGATACTTGAACTAGCCttgaatatatttgtgttttgggGAAACAGTAAACACAAAACCACTTCTTATGCCTGGGGATACTCCTACAAGCAGGTATGAGTTCAAATAATACATTGATGTAATATAACTGAGTGAATTTCTTCATCAggcatatttaaaaacaaaaccctaaAACATTCGTTGTCAGTTGGAGGATTGGATGGCGAGGGAGGGGAGCATTTTAGAATGGATCCACAAATGTAAAACAGTGTCCATTTTAAATTGAACAGAACTCCAGGGTAAAAGTCtgtatattttctgttattttgggGGATGTTTTCTCATTTAGTGACCTCAGTTGTTCTCTTTATTACCATATTCAGTGTTTTGATTGACACAATTAAAATGCTAATCATATTCGTGTATAAGATGAGGATAATTAATCCAGGCTGGTAATTAATCCATCTGATATAAAATTGGTCTGATGTCCAATGCTGGTAATCAAGGAAAAAAGGGATCTGATTGCATTACACCAAAAACCTACGCTTGACTCCAATGATATAAATGAGGCTTGGTAATGCAGTCAAGCCATTTGCATGTGTTACATTAAACTAGATTACACAAGATTAATTTAGAAACCTTGAATTCCTTGGTTCAGTTTCATCATGAAAAAGCATT contains:
- the pomgnt2 gene encoding protein O-linked-mannose beta-1,4-N-acetylglucosaminyltransferase 2, giving the protein MHAIGCRMNLAAVLNGLLVSLVAALLWKYVRLSDHMAQLEEELQLTRQSQELSHVRIDYHAALLALQEQGTRMVCTGKMHTDRICRFDYLCYCTEAEEFIFFHSNSSVMLPNLGPRRFQPALLDLSSVEDHNTQYFNFLELPAAALKYMPKPVFVPDVTLILNRFNADNLMHIFHDDLLPIFYTMQQYTDLDDEARLVFMEGWGEGSHFDLYRLLSSKQPLLKEHLRNFGKLMCFTKSYVGLSKMTTWYQYGFVQPQGPKANILVSGNEIRQFASFIMDRLNITPEERPKGDDYIVVFSRGSNRLILNEAELLLALAQEYKMRTVTVSLEEQTFASIIKLISEASMLVSMHGAQLITSMFLPRGAAVIELFPYAVHPEQYTPYKTLASLPGMDLQYIAWRNNIKENTVAYPDRPWDQGGITHLEKEEQERILASKEVPRHLCCRNPEWLFRIYQDTIVDIPSFLEVIRDGLKVKPNLKKSKPANVIHPGRVRQPKCQTSVQATHEAKLSVSWQIPWNLKYLKVREVKYEVWIQEQGENTYMPYILPQQNYTFSENIKPFTTYLVWVRCIFNKNLLGPFADVLICKT